From a region of the Dunckerocampus dactyliophorus isolate RoL2022-P2 chromosome 20, RoL_Ddac_1.1, whole genome shotgun sequence genome:
- the LOC129173637 gene encoding ice-structuring glycoprotein-like codes for METGTNTPSAEGGFEYTRIGRRLLQITNVDPNMSPGTTMSPGTTSITTMSPGTTSVTTMSPGTTSVTTMSPGTTSVTTMSPGTTSVTTMSPGTTMSPGTTSVTTMSPGTTMSPGTTSVTTMSPGTTSVTTMSPSTTMSPGTTSVTTMSPGTTSVTTMSPGTTIITTMSPGTTSATTMSPGTTMSPGTTSATTMIPGTTMSPVTTSATTMILGTISTTMSPATTVIIVPPAVQRSTEAAVAAATTATAAAAALTGAAVAAAAATSGGFSATNAAGNVSSAADAAAAASSSLLQGTINASTAAQAAADAANEAEMAAATAAAVTATATGDMATLARSLSMAAVNASSAARAAADAATLAANLTESGNVSANAPLIIEAARNASQEAAMAAQALRALLNSSALPADTEDLVQQAIVSAETAAELANDTAAQALQALNTAEQAVAPGTGSMEADLAAALAVEQVQNAVDSARQSTEVVSQAVQALSTSDEVVAEASAAASLAAAATALAASAAAATGADLTDQVNAAIETANEASEAAGLVADGQADAEQARSKASDAADSAKTVANAALQASSPGSIEEELALQSLAAAMAARQAAMANPGEIDVAAREVVDVSRNASQLFSELSIQVSSSRAVVTLAALQEAEEVALFAESTGVIAETVSSAADPLAAAQATARAASLATQAANESLSGTQSLLDLAQEAVVAGLTASAAAATATTSAAAAATGSSAIPAARSASTAASEAASAATSLTTGQESVDFAVVEANEAAGAAENAADAAMTAAQTSGSTLEEQLADLAQDSARTAEKAATAAQMAATVPATEQMISDALAVATEVATESANLTQQLEDLLSSASPQTIGERVELQGLLAVAEVAQASADFSREAAALGVMVATTGNAADIEAMNAFAEASARASDVAARTSGTFVTTSVETNAANIEILSFAAALAAMAAVLL; via the coding sequence atggaaacaggaaccaatACTCCGTCTGCTGAGGGAGGATTTGAATACACCAGGATTGGTAGACGACTTCTACAGATCACGAATGTCGACCCCAATATGAGCCCCGGCACCACTATGAGCCCCGGCACCACTAGCATTACCACTATGAGCCCCGGCACCACTAGCGTTACCACTATGAGCCCCGGCACCACTAGTGTTACCACTATGAGCCCCGGCACCACTAGCGTTACCACTATGAGCCCGGGCACCACTAGCGTTACCACTATGAGCCCTGGCACCACTATGAGCCCCGGCACCACTAGCGTTACCACTATGAGCCCCGGCACCACTATGAGCCCCGGCACCACTAGCGTTACCACCATGAGCCCCGGCACCACTAGCGTTACCACTATGAGCCCCAGCACCACTATGAGCCCCGGCACCACTAGCGTTACCACCATGAGCCCCGGCACCACTAGCGTTACCACCATGAGCCCCGGCACCACTATCATTACCACTATGAGCCCTGGCACCACTAGCGCCACCACTATGAGCCCCGGCACCACTATGAGCCCTGGCACCACTAGTGCCACCACTATGATCCCCGGCACCACTATGAGCCCCGTCACCACGAGCGCCACCACGATGATCCTAGGCACCATTAGCACCACTATGAGCCCAGCCACCACAGTTATTATAGTGCCTCCAGCAGTACAAAGATCCACAGAGGCAGCAGTTGCAGCAGCCACAAcagccacagcagcagcagcagcattgaCGGGAGCAGCTGTGGCGGCGGCAGCTGCCACTTCAGGTGGATTCTCAGCAACAAATGCTGCAGGAAATGTTTCATCAGctgcagacgcagcagctgCTGCTTCATCTTCCCTTTTACAAGGCACAATAAATGCATCCACAGCAGCACAAGCCGCAGCAGATGCTGCAAATGAGGCTGAAATGGCAGCAGCAACAGCCGCAGCAGTGACAGCAACAGCAACGGGGGACATGGCCACTCTTGCAAGAAGTCTATCCATGGCAGCAGTAAATGCATCATCTGCAGCAAGAGCAGCAGCAGATGCTGCAACATTAGCAGCAAACCTTACCGAATCTGGAAACGTATCAGCTAATGCACCACTTATCATAGAAGCTGCAAGAAATGCCAGTCAAGAGGCAGCAATGGCTGCACAAGCCCTCAGAGCATTACTCAATTCATCAGCCCTTCCAGCAGACACAGAAGACCTTGTACAACAAGCGATCGTGTCCGCTGAAACCGCTGCTGAATTGGCAAATGACACGGCAGCGCAGGCCTTACAGGCACTGAACACAGCAGAACAAGCAGTGGCACCTGGTACAGGAAGTATGGAAGCTGATTTAGCTGCAGCATTAGCTGTAGAACAAGTACAAAATGCGGTAGATTCGGCAAGACAATCCACAGAGGTGGTATCACAGGCTGTGCAAGCACTATCTACAAGTGATGAAGTAGTTGCCGAAGCTTCAGCAGCAGCCTccttagcagcagcagcaacagcccTCGCagcctcagcagcagcagctactGGTGCAGATCTAACAGACCAAGTCAACGCTGCCATTGAAACGGCAAATGAAGCATCTGAGGCTGCTGGATTAGTTGCAGATGGACAAGCAGATGCAGAACAAGCTAGAAGCAAAGCAAGTGATGCAGCAGACTCAGCAAAAACAGTGGCTAACGCAGCACTACAAGCTTCATCACCAGGAAGCATTGAGGAAGAGCTAGCGCTGCAATCGTTAGCTGCAGCGATGGCAGCCAGACAAGCAGCGATGGCGAACCCAGGTGAAATTGATGTTGCTGCAAGAGAAGTTGTGGACGTATCAAGGAATGCTTCACAACTATTTTCAGAGCTCTCTATTCAGGTGTCATCCAGTCGGGCCGTTGTAACGCTAGCAGCGCTTCAGGAGGCCGAGGAAGTTGCCTTGTTTGCTGAATCTACAGGAGTCATAGCAGAAACAGTGAGCAGTGCCGCAGATCCACTAGCCGCTGCACAAGCTACTGCAAGAGCTGCATCATTAGCAACACAAGCCGCAAATGAAAGCCTTTCTGGTACACAATCCCTTCTTGATTTGGCACAAGAAGCAGTGGTGGCTGGCTTGACGGCCTCAGCGGCAGCAGCCACCGCAACTACATCGGCTGCAGCGGCAGCGACCGGGTCGTCAGCCATCCCTGCAGCCAGAAGCGCATCGACGGCCGCCAGCGAAGCAGCGAGTGCCGCCACATCACTGACCACTGGTCAAGAATCAGTAGACTTTGCAGTGGTTGAAGCGAACGAAGCAGCCGGAGCGGCCGAAAATGCAGCCGATGCTGCCATGACAGCAGCCCAAACATCTGGATCAACCCTGGAGGAGCAGCTGGCAGATTTAGCTCAGGACTCAGCCAGAACAGCAGAAAAGGCAGCAACCGCTGCACAGATGGCGGCCACTGTCCCAGCAACAGAGCAAATGATATCGGACGCCCTGGCAGTTGCCACAGAAGTAGCCACGGAATCTGCAAATCTGACACAACAGTTGGAGGATTTACTGTCAAGTGCATCACCACAAACTATCGGGGAGCGTGTTGAACTCCAAGGACTGCTGGCTGTGGCGGAGGTAGCGCAGGCGTCCGCAGACTTCTCCAGAGAGGCAGCGGCGTTGGGCGTGATGGTGGCCACGACAGGGAACGCGGCAGACATCGAAGCAATGAACGCTTTTGCGGAAGCATCGGCAAGAGCCTCCGATGTCGCAGCGAGGACTTCAGGAACATTTGTAACAACCTCGGTGGAAacaaatgctgcaaacattGAGATTCTCTCGTTCGCCGCCGCACTCGCCGCCATGGCTGCGGTGCTACTATGA